A section of the Euwallacea fornicatus isolate EFF26 chromosome 12, ASM4011564v1, whole genome shotgun sequence genome encodes:
- the LOC136342643 gene encoding uncharacterized protein → MAAASALLSLAIRVASAYSTAPGAAVLVFAKKPPVRLRMEERRMVWKRGKECRSEASEREKEWATYDGRMKVFVPSVRGWFECKWTRPEYALSQVFTGYGMFDKYLRRIGVEGSENYWFCGDEIGSGVDTPEHKLWK, encoded by the exons ATGGCGGCGGCGTCGGCGCTGCT ATCGCTCGCAATTAGGGTGGCGTCTGCATATAGTACAGCTCCGGGTGCAGCGGTGTTGGTGTTTGCCAAAAAACCGCCGGTGAGACTGCGAATGGAAGAGAGAAGAATGGTGTGGAAGCGAGGTAAGGAATGCAGGAGCGAAGCGAGCGAGAGGGAGAAAGAGTGGGCCACGTACGATGGCAGAATGAAAGTGTTCGTACCCAGCGTAAGGGGGTGGTTCGAATGTAAGTGGACGAGACCGGAGTATGCGTTGTCACAGGTGTTTACTGGGTACGGTATGTTTGATAAATACCTGCGAAGAATCGGAGTGGAAGGAAGTGAAAACTACTGGTTCTGTGGGGATGAAATAGGGAGCGGAGTGGACACACCGGAGCACAAGCTGTGGAAGTGA